The DNA sequence tgtgtgtgtgtgtgtgcgtgcgtgcgtgcgtgcgtgcgtgttcatGTCTGTGCCAGTGGAAGGCTGCGTTAgcgttagtgttagtgttagcgTTAGCGTTAGTGTCAGCATTAGCGTTAGTGTCAGCATTAGCGTTAAGCGTTAGTGTTAGCGTTAGCGTTACTGTTCGTGTCAGTGTTAGCGTTAGCGTTAGCGTTAGCGTTAGCGTCAGCATTAGCGTTAGTGTCAGCGTTAGTGTTAGTGTCAGCGTTAGCGTTAGTGTTAGCGTCAGCGTTACTGTTCGTGTCAGTGTTAgcgttagtgttagtgttagcgTTAGCGTTAGTGTTAGCGTTAgcgttagtgttagtgttagtgttagcgTTAGCGTTAGTGTTAGCGTTAGTGTCAGCATTAGCGTTAGCGTTAGTGTTAGCGTTAGCGTTACTGTTCGTGTCAGTGTTAGCGTTAGCGTTAGCGTTAGTGTCAGCGTTAGCGTTACTGTTAGCGTTAgcgttagtgttagtgttagcgTTAGCGTTAGTGTCAGCGTTAGCGttactgttagtgttagtgttagcgTTAGCGTTAGTGTCAGCGTTAGTGTTAGTGTCAGCGTTAGCGTTAGTGTGAGTGTTAGTGTCAGTGTTAGCGTTAGTGTCAGCCTTAGCGTTACTgttagtgtcagtgtcagtgttagCGTTAGTGTCAGCATCAGAGAGCTGGCTGATGATCTTACTCTGTactcaatgacacacacagatCAAAGTGTAGCAATGTTGTCAGCATCAGAGTAGCTATGTCCCAGCCTCAGCACAGCCATCCTAGTGGTGGCCCAGCCTCAGTACAGCCATCCTAGTGGTGGCCCAGCCTCAGTACAGCCATCCTAGTGGTGGCCCAGCCATCCCAGTGGTGGCCCAGCCTCAGCACAGCCATCCTAGTGGTGGCCCAGCCATCCTAGTGGTGGCCCAGCCATCATAGTGGTGTCCCAGCCTTACCACAGCCACCCTAGTGGTGGCCCAGCCATCCTAGTGGTTTCCCAGCCTCCGCACAGCCATCCTAGTGGTGGCCCAGTCTCAGTACAGCCATCCCAGTGGTGGCCCAGCCTCAGTACAGCCATCCCAGTGGCCCAGCCTCAGTACAGCCATCCTAGTGGTGGCCCAGCCTCAGTACAGCCATCCCAGTGGCCCAGCCTCAGTACAGCCATCCTAGTGGTGGCCCAGCCATCCCAGTGGTGGCCCAGCCTCAGTACAGCCATCCTAGTTGTGGCCCAGCCATCCTAGTGGTGGCCCAGCCTCAGCCCAGccgtcctagtggtggcccagcCTCAGCTCAGCCATCCTAGTTGTGGCCCAGCCTCAGCTCAGCCA is a window from the Oncorhynchus kisutch isolate 150728-3 unplaced genomic scaffold, Okis_V2 Okis06b-Okis10b_hom, whole genome shotgun sequence genome containing:
- the LOC116359885 gene encoding circumsporozoite protein-like, with protein sequence MAVLRLGHHWDGWATTRMASKIISQLSDADTNANTDTDTNSNAKADTNANTDTNTHTNANADTNTNADTNANANTNTNSNANADTNANANTNTNANANSNANADTNANANANTDTNSNANANTNANANADTNANTNANANTNTNTNANANTNANANTNTNANTDTNSNADANTNANADTNTNADTNANADANANANANANTDTNSNANANTNA